One Setaria viridis chromosome 5, Setaria_viridis_v4.0, whole genome shotgun sequence genomic region harbors:
- the LOC117858796 gene encoding receptor-like protein 52: MSGSSTSCRSPLLLILLLYPLAGESQHTAAAGGECDTLLAVKKDWGSPTQLAYWDPATAANHCTWKGVRCAGGGIVTELSFPGLNLTRPVPASVCALKNLTRLDLSYNTLTGAFPAAALYACAQLRFLDLSNNHLSGPLPADIDRLSPAMEHLNLSTNLFIGEVPPTIARLTALKSLLLDTNRFSGAYPAAGISELVRLEMLALANNPFAPAPVPPEFGKLTKLNYLWMSGMNLNGEIPEAFSSLTELKVLRMSSNKLTGKIPAWVLQHGKLEYLYLFGNGLSGELPRNVSAVNLIELDLSMNHLTGEIPEAFRDLKKLTLMFLYQNQLTGSIPAWVFQHEKLEYLCLDENGFTGNLPRDITATNLILLNLSRNQLTGEIPQGFGNLKNLKRLFLQNNRFTGTLC; the protein is encoded by the coding sequence ATGTCAGGGTCGAGCACCAGCTGCCGCTCCCCCCTGCTGCTCATCTTGCTTCTCTACCCCCTTGCCGGCGAGTCCCAGCacaccgccgcggccggcggtgagTGCGACACGCTACTCGCCGTAAAGAAGGACTGGGGCAGCCCTACGCAGCTCGCGTACTGggaccccgccaccgccgccaaccACTGCACCTGGAAAGGCGTCaggtgcgccggcggcgggattgTCACGGAGCTCTCCTTCCCGGGCCTAAACCTCACCCGCCCGGTCCCGGCGTCAGTGTGCGCGCTCAAAAACCTCACCCGCCTCGACCTCTCTTACAACACCCTTACCGGCGCCTTCCCCGCAGCCGCACTCTACGCCTGCGCGCAGCTCCGTTTCCTCGACCTCTCCAACAACCACCTCTCCGGGCCCCTCCCGGCCGACATCGATAGGCTCTCGCCGGCGATGGAGCACCTCAACCTCTCCACCAACCTCTTCATCGGCGAGGTGCCGCCAACGATAGCGAGACTCACGGCGCTCAAGTCCCTGCTGCTCGACACCAACCGCTTCAGCGGTGCGTACCCGGCGGCCGGGATTAGCGAGCTCGTCAGGCTCGAGATGCTCGCGCTGGCCAATAACCCGTTTGCCCCGGCTCCCGTGCCACCGGAGTTCGGCAAACTGACCAAGTTGAACTACCTCTGGATGAGCGGCATGAACCTCAATGGCGAGATCCCCGAGGCGTTCTCCAGCCTCACGGAGCTCAAGGTGCTCCGCATGTCGTCGAACAAACTCACCGGCAAAATCCCGGCGTGGGTGTTGCAGCACGGGAAGCTCGAGTACCTCTACCTGTTCGGCAACGGCCTCTCAGGTGAGCTGCCGCGAAACGTCTCGGCGGTGAACTTGATTGAGCTTGATTTGTCCATGAATCATCTCACCGGAGAGATACCGGAAGCCTTCAGGGATCTCAAGAAACTCACATTGATGTTTCTTTACCAAAACCAACTCACTGGATCCATCCCAGCATGGGTGTTTCAACACGAGAAGCTCGAGTACCTCTGCCTGGACGAGAACGGTTTCACGGGCAACCTGCCGCGCGATATCACGGCGACCAACTT